In Sulfuracidifex metallicus DSM 6482 = JCM 9184, a single window of DNA contains:
- a CDS encoding S-methyl-5-thioribose-1-phosphate isomerase, translated as MVTLEEVKNAFKPKLKPIEWRGDSLLLLDQSQLPFQKTWIELRDPEGVSSAIRNMQVRGAPAIGISASYGMVLSVNGSSLNEALDSMKRAKIVLDSARPTAVNLSWATSRMLNLANNAVEQGDVKNVKELRDLMEEEANQVFQEEYEAELKMGLYGLEKLNSGDAVLTQCNAGGLATGTGLGTALAPMKLAHALGMDISVFAPETRPWLQGSRLTVYELMEDGIKTTLITDTAVGLVMYKGTIQSVMVGADRILRDGHVYNKIGTFKEAVIAHEMGIPFYALAPTSTFDLKSEEKDVKIEERDPNEVRFLRGVPIAPAEVQVYNPVFDVTPPKYVTGIITENGIIYPPFEKNVRKIVQR; from the coding sequence GTGGTTACTCTAGAAGAGGTTAAAAACGCATTTAAACCCAAGTTAAAACCTATAGAGTGGAGAGGAGATTCTCTCTTACTTTTAGATCAGTCTCAATTACCATTTCAGAAAACTTGGATTGAGTTAAGGGATCCAGAGGGTGTATCTTCAGCTATTAGGAATATGCAAGTAAGAGGGGCTCCTGCCATAGGTATATCTGCATCTTACGGAATGGTTTTATCTGTTAATGGATCATCACTTAACGAAGCGTTAGACAGCATGAAAAGAGCTAAAATTGTACTGGATTCTGCCAGACCAACAGCTGTCAATTTGTCTTGGGCTACTTCCAGGATGCTTAACCTCGCTAATAACGCAGTGGAACAAGGCGATGTTAAAAACGTCAAAGAACTGAGGGACCTCATGGAGGAGGAGGCTAACCAAGTATTCCAAGAGGAATATGAGGCAGAGCTCAAAATGGGTTTGTATGGTCTTGAAAAACTGAATAGCGGTGACGCCGTCTTAACTCAGTGTAATGCTGGAGGGCTAGCTACGGGTACAGGTCTGGGAACTGCGCTAGCTCCCATGAAGCTCGCTCATGCGCTGGGTATGGATATATCCGTGTTTGCGCCGGAGACTAGACCTTGGTTGCAAGGAAGTAGGTTAACCGTTTATGAACTAATGGAAGATGGAATCAAGACGACTCTGATAACTGATACTGCAGTAGGTCTAGTGATGTATAAGGGAACGATACAGTCGGTTATGGTAGGAGCAGATAGAATTCTAAGAGACGGTCATGTGTATAACAAGATAGGAACTTTCAAGGAGGCAGTTATTGCTCACGAAATGGGAATTCCTTTCTACGCTTTAGCTCCAACCTCAACCTTTGACCTTAAGAGTGAAGAGAAGGATGTAAAGATAGAGGAGAGGGATCCTAACGAGGTGAGGTTCCTTAGGGGAGTTCCAATTGCACCTGCTGAAGTTCAAGTTTATAATCCAGTGTTCGACGTCACACCTCCGAAATACGTTACAGGGATAATTACAGAGAACGGAATCATATATCCTCCATTCGAAAAGAATGTACGGAAAATAGTACAAAGGTAA
- a CDS encoding peroxiredoxin, giving the protein MKLYQKFPETQVITTKGPLDFYRDVFEKGKWLFLFAHPADFTPVCTTEFVGFSKVYEEFKRLNVELVGMSVDSIYSHIEWLKDIQERYGIQVPFPLIADPDKRLARLLDIIDEASGVTIRAVFLVNPEGIIRFMAYYPIEYGRKIEELLRITKAALVNYKAKVSLPVDWEPGQEVIVPAPSTIDEAQIRMKLPNAKTWYLTFKKYDELPQDQRVV; this is encoded by the coding sequence ATGAAGCTATATCAAAAGTTCCCTGAAACCCAAGTGATAACTACAAAAGGTCCCCTCGATTTTTATAGGGATGTATTTGAGAAAGGTAAGTGGCTATTCCTCTTCGCTCATCCAGCTGACTTTACTCCAGTCTGCACGACGGAGTTTGTGGGATTCTCAAAGGTCTATGAAGAATTCAAGAGACTCAACGTGGAGTTAGTTGGGATGAGTGTAGATAGCATCTATTCCCACATAGAGTGGCTAAAGGATATCCAAGAGAGATATGGAATACAAGTTCCGTTTCCCTTAATAGCTGATCCAGATAAGAGGCTTGCTAGACTTCTTGATATAATTGATGAAGCCTCAGGAGTTACAATAAGAGCAGTCTTTTTAGTTAACCCAGAAGGCATAATCAGATTTATGGCCTATTATCCTATCGAGTATGGCAGAAAAATAGAGGAGCTCTTGAGAATAACCAAGGCTGCCCTTGTAAACTATAAGGCAAAGGTTTCTCTACCAGTAGACTGGGAACCAGGTCAGGAGGTTATAGTTCCAGCTCCATCTACAATCGATGAAGCTCAGATAAGGATGAAGTTACCAAACGCTAAGACTTGGTATCTAACCTTCAAGAAATATGATGAGTTACCTCAGGATCAAAGGGTAGTATAA
- a CDS encoding alcohol dehydrogenase catalytic domain-containing protein has product MEAENVRKFETNGTMLAYVLRDGKLSELHEEIPRPKDGEILVKMKAVGLCGTDMEKICGQYAATPYLGHEVSGVVVESKSREFREGDKVFPHVHTPCYECEYCIKGSETMCSHYRSTNIYPGGFSEYFIVPEWNIRKGGVIRLPYDISYEEGALIEPLSTVIRGLSRVNVEPDDTVLIVGAGPIGLLHLMTVKAMGADVVITNSRGFRLDYAERLGADHVIPSEENVPRRIREINDGKGADLVIIASGSPSAIITGLKSVRRGGKVLLFAAPYKGTKLDYDLSELFNREVSIVLSNSADDKDTRKALYFIRKGKVDVRKIVTHRYKLYEFRKLLQEVKERKVIKAIVFS; this is encoded by the coding sequence ATGGAAGCCGAAAATGTTAGGAAGTTTGAAACTAACGGAACAATGTTAGCTTATGTGTTAAGGGATGGAAAATTGAGCGAGTTACATGAGGAGATCCCTAGACCTAAGGACGGAGAGATACTGGTGAAAATGAAGGCCGTAGGTCTTTGCGGTACAGACATGGAAAAGATTTGTGGGCAGTACGCTGCTACCCCTTACTTAGGTCACGAGGTCTCTGGTGTCGTAGTTGAATCCAAATCAAGGGAGTTCAGGGAAGGCGATAAGGTATTTCCTCACGTTCATACTCCTTGTTACGAGTGCGAATATTGTATTAAAGGAAGCGAGACAATGTGTTCCCATTATAGATCAACTAATATATATCCGGGCGGATTCTCGGAGTATTTCATTGTCCCAGAATGGAACATAAGGAAAGGAGGAGTAATTAGATTACCTTACGATATATCTTACGAGGAAGGCGCCCTTATAGAGCCCCTTTCTACTGTAATCAGAGGACTTAGCAGAGTGAACGTTGAACCGGACGATACTGTTCTAATTGTTGGAGCTGGCCCTATTGGCCTTCTTCATTTAATGACCGTGAAGGCTATGGGAGCTGACGTCGTAATAACTAACTCAAGAGGATTCAGGTTGGATTACGCCGAGAGGTTGGGCGCTGATCATGTAATTCCGAGCGAGGAGAATGTACCAAGGAGAATTAGGGAAATTAATGATGGAAAGGGAGCAGATCTCGTAATTATAGCTTCTGGATCTCCTTCTGCAATAATTACTGGTTTGAAATCAGTGAGGAGAGGAGGTAAGGTACTCTTGTTTGCAGCTCCTTATAAGGGAACTAAATTAGATTATGACTTAAGTGAGCTATTCAATAGGGAAGTTTCCATAGTTCTCAGTAACTCCGCAGACGATAAGGACACTAGAAAGGCATTATACTTTATCAGAAAAGGAAAAGTAGATGTAAGAAAGATAGTTACGCATCGTTATAAACTCTACGAATTTCGAAAATTACTTCAAGAAGTAAAGGAAAGAAAGGTAATTAAAGCTATAGTTTTCTCTTAG
- a CDS encoding glycoside hydrolase family 15 protein, which translates to MKPLPCINNEFTGAIIRGTDVVWLSFPRYDSPSVFSSLLDEEKGGHFRIESEVVSQEYVVPNVVSTKLKDGSEITDLLLYGDHGIVRKIKANSELKVELSPSFYYGRNGAKVKKVTDKVFRFFDNGTDFLEAHFLFDEVKYDGSWYVKGEGYIYLGYFSDERFGIYGKNVSFNVERGFDRTINYWKNLMKRERGKGKVAEVKIGNFTGDKLLDAYQNSVGMLLGLMYNPTGAVVGSPTTSLPEVEGGTRNWDSRYAWVRDSSAVAEALIATGYAQEARRIIEFLSRMVSFVSKPFMYSLYSIDGSLPPKEIEIPWLSGYKGSKPVRIGNDALALIQLDLEGSFMNAFYKYYEATGDDNYVKNHADILEYVADWISDNWKEGDVGIWEERDTKAQNVHSKVMAWVALDRAGKLMKAIDRDNPWREARNEIKEWIMDNGVVEGKFVKRVGGKEVDASLLTLPLYGFIDVKDEIFQATLRQIEETLSVDGLLKRYKQDSLGECIYPSTLSSLWLARIYTKLGRLDDAKLILEKILEVGEGFYLVGDKINVKSKEFLGNYPNSYAQANLVMALEEIAERESAEDKGKKGESNNNKAS; encoded by the coding sequence GTGAAACCTCTTCCGTGTATTAACAACGAGTTTACAGGAGCAATTATAAGAGGTACTGACGTTGTGTGGCTATCGTTCCCGCGATATGACTCTCCATCAGTTTTCTCCTCGTTACTTGACGAGGAAAAGGGAGGTCATTTCAGAATTGAGAGCGAAGTTGTATCACAGGAATACGTTGTACCCAACGTGGTTTCCACCAAACTGAAGGACGGAAGCGAGATCACTGATCTTCTTCTTTACGGAGATCATGGAATAGTAAGGAAGATCAAGGCAAATTCAGAATTGAAGGTTGAGTTATCTCCTTCCTTCTATTACGGTAGGAATGGAGCTAAGGTAAAGAAGGTCACTGACAAGGTGTTCCGTTTCTTCGATAACGGAACAGATTTCCTAGAGGCACACTTCCTTTTCGATGAGGTTAAGTACGACGGTTCTTGGTACGTTAAAGGAGAAGGATACATCTACTTGGGATACTTCAGTGATGAGAGGTTCGGGATATACGGAAAGAACGTGAGTTTCAACGTAGAAAGGGGATTCGATAGGACAATAAACTACTGGAAGAACCTGATGAAGAGGGAGAGAGGAAAGGGAAAAGTAGCTGAAGTAAAAATAGGCAACTTCACCGGAGATAAACTTCTTGACGCATATCAGAATAGCGTAGGTATGCTATTAGGGTTGATGTATAATCCAACCGGCGCTGTGGTTGGATCTCCAACAACCTCTCTTCCGGAAGTGGAAGGGGGAACTAGGAACTGGGACTCCAGATATGCTTGGGTTCGAGATTCATCAGCGGTAGCCGAGGCGTTGATAGCTACCGGATATGCCCAGGAAGCCAGGAGAATCATAGAATTCCTGTCAAGGATGGTTTCATTCGTCTCTAAACCATTCATGTATTCGCTTTACTCAATTGATGGTTCCTTGCCTCCAAAAGAGATAGAAATACCTTGGCTTTCAGGATACAAGGGTTCTAAGCCGGTCAGGATAGGTAATGATGCATTGGCCTTGATTCAACTAGACTTAGAGGGTTCGTTCATGAATGCATTCTACAAGTACTATGAGGCAACAGGAGACGATAACTATGTGAAAAATCACGCGGACATATTGGAATACGTTGCTGATTGGATTTCAGATAACTGGAAGGAAGGCGACGTAGGAATTTGGGAGGAAAGAGATACGAAGGCTCAAAACGTTCACTCCAAGGTTATGGCATGGGTTGCTTTAGATAGAGCAGGAAAGTTGATGAAGGCAATAGATAGGGACAACCCTTGGAGAGAAGCAAGAAACGAAATAAAGGAATGGATCATGGATAACGGAGTCGTTGAAGGAAAATTTGTCAAGAGGGTTGGAGGAAAAGAAGTCGATGCATCTCTTCTTACCTTGCCACTTTACGGTTTCATAGACGTAAAAGATGAGATCTTTCAGGCTACCTTGAGACAGATTGAGGAAACCCTATCTGTAGACGGATTACTTAAGAGATATAAGCAAGATTCCTTGGGCGAATGCATCTATCCATCAACCCTATCTTCCCTTTGGTTGGCAAGGATATACACCAAGTTGGGGAGACTAGATGATGCGAAGTTAATCTTGGAGAAGATACTCGAGGTGGGAGAAGGTTTTTACCTTGTTGGAGATAAAATCAACGTTAAGTCAAAGGAATTCCTAGGAAACTATCCTAACTCCTACGCTCAAGCTAACTTGGTTATGGCATTAGAGGAAATAGCCGAAAGGGAAAGTGCTGAGGATAAGGGGAAGAAGGGAGAAAGTAACAACAACAAAGCCAGTTAA
- a CDS encoding MFS transporter: MSDIKYDVLDNSKVASFHKRLTVLAALGPFTDAFNEFGASVSLIAVGVLFHLSALMLSIITAGYWIGVAGGAVVGGLLSDKLGRKNLFVYDTIGMAVFALLSAASIDGISFFIFRFFLGAFIGIDYAAAVPLVSEYAPADTRGRLLSMEKVFFMLGTIATVGIGLGFTALYGTYLAWRADFIIAAIPPIVLFLLRRKMPESIRWAVERGDKKTIEKVVQGLRNCGLAPEINLDAITPKGYSTIQSVKTFFSKTYKRQVAYIFWIGAAYALIINLVSVYSSKFLSDLGASSTDSLLGTLTIDVLGTLGVLLTVFTADKIGRRMLGTLGFGLTAIPSLILLIAYVNHFLSIPLVIGMFSLFFFINVGLVGTLQYVPAAEVFPTNLRGLSVGWEKLFEFGLALPSLALYAVLGIEDTFIYETAMCVIAAVVYYFLSLETKQMTLEQIQDRYVGGGEISYASDFDVKKQSELKGPRSFSTELDKDDDGDRINR, from the coding sequence ATGTCAGATATCAAATACGATGTCTTAGATAACTCTAAGGTCGCCTCCTTCCACAAGAGGCTCACGGTACTAGCTGCACTTGGACCTTTCACCGATGCCTTCAACGAATTCGGAGCTTCGGTTTCATTAATAGCAGTAGGTGTTCTGTTTCATCTAAGTGCATTAATGCTCTCAATAATCACTGCTGGATATTGGATAGGAGTAGCTGGAGGTGCCGTAGTAGGAGGTTTATTATCGGACAAGCTCGGTAGGAAGAATTTGTTCGTCTATGATACAATTGGAATGGCAGTGTTCGCTCTGCTTAGTGCAGCGTCAATAGATGGAATATCATTCTTTATATTCAGGTTCTTCCTGGGAGCCTTCATAGGGATAGACTATGCAGCAGCAGTACCACTAGTATCCGAGTATGCGCCTGCAGACACTAGAGGGAGATTACTGTCGATGGAGAAAGTGTTTTTCATGTTAGGCACAATAGCCACAGTAGGAATAGGACTAGGCTTTACTGCTTTGTATGGAACTTATTTGGCGTGGAGGGCTGATTTCATCATTGCGGCTATTCCACCAATTGTGTTGTTCCTCCTGAGGAGAAAGATGCCTGAGAGCATCAGGTGGGCAGTGGAAAGGGGAGACAAGAAGACAATTGAAAAGGTAGTTCAGGGTTTAAGGAACTGCGGTTTGGCTCCAGAGATCAACTTGGATGCAATAACTCCAAAGGGATACTCTACCATTCAGAGCGTAAAGACGTTCTTCAGCAAGACTTACAAAAGGCAGGTAGCATACATTTTCTGGATCGGTGCAGCTTACGCTTTGATAATCAATTTAGTCTCAGTCTACTCATCTAAGTTCCTGAGCGACCTAGGCGCGTCTTCAACTGATTCCCTGCTTGGGACTTTGACCATTGATGTACTTGGTACTTTAGGCGTATTGTTGACAGTCTTTACTGCGGACAAAATAGGAAGAAGGATGTTGGGAACCCTTGGCTTCGGTCTGACGGCAATTCCATCTTTGATATTGTTAATTGCATACGTTAACCACTTTCTCAGCATACCACTAGTCATAGGAATGTTCTCATTGTTCTTCTTTATCAACGTAGGACTTGTAGGAACCCTGCAATACGTTCCAGCAGCTGAGGTGTTTCCAACTAACCTAAGGGGGCTATCAGTAGGATGGGAGAAGCTCTTTGAGTTTGGACTGGCACTCCCTTCACTTGCACTGTACGCAGTACTTGGAATTGAGGATACATTCATATACGAGACCGCAATGTGTGTAATCGCTGCTGTGGTATACTACTTCCTGTCCTTAGAGACGAAGCAAATGACACTAGAACAAATTCAGGATAGATATGTAGGTGGAGGAGAAATATCCTATGCTAGCGACTTTGACGTGAAGAAACAAAGCGAACTAAAGGGACCTAGGAGTTTCAGCACTGAACTCGACAAGGATGACGATGGAGACAGAATAAATAGATAA
- a CDS encoding antibiotic biosynthesis monooxygenase — MINVGFYYKVKEGHEKEFEETFSKVRSFLSSTKGFREARLYKRVDQPNEYMIYTEWEDLETFRKFILSREYKETTTYGKTILEGRPTHKVLHEVNETI; from the coding sequence ATGATAAACGTCGGTTTCTATTACAAGGTTAAGGAGGGACATGAGAAGGAATTTGAGGAGACTTTTTCCAAGGTTAGGTCTTTCCTTAGTTCAACTAAAGGATTCCGTGAAGCTAGGCTATATAAGAGAGTAGATCAACCTAACGAGTACATGATTTACACGGAATGGGAAGACTTGGAAACCTTCAGGAAATTCATACTTTCTAGGGAATATAAGGAAACAACTACCTACGGCAAGACTATTCTGGAAGGAAGACCAACCCACAAGGTATTACATGAAGTTA
- a CDS encoding HAD-IIB family hydrolase, which yields MDSSKVMILSDFDRTLAPEENGFIIEDYVVKEINSYSEFNLFFVVTGRERKNVSGVKRKSVFELSNGLVPTGWILENGSMILYRGEHIMVSKQWLQDMDEISRRFSQEGIDHALGETIMFADNTLDKRELLEKIVKDVSQGRGKVEWNTDDAMVMASNVDKGRGIRDLVDMMQFKGIKVGIGDAQNDIPLFQNVDVKVAMGNALPEIKKMADIVMKGGPGEGVLEVLDMIREGRLLDIVKQHYI from the coding sequence ATGGACTCAAGTAAAGTAATGATACTTTCCGATTTCGACAGGACATTGGCCCCTGAGGAGAACGGCTTCATAATAGAGGATTATGTAGTCAAGGAGATAAATTCGTATAGTGAGTTTAACCTCTTCTTCGTGGTCACAGGAAGGGAACGGAAGAACGTTAGTGGCGTGAAAAGAAAGAGCGTATTTGAGCTAAGCAACGGCCTCGTCCCAACGGGGTGGATATTAGAGAACGGCTCAATGATACTATATCGAGGAGAACACATCATGGTAAGCAAGCAATGGTTGCAAGACATGGACGAAATCTCAAGGAGGTTCTCTCAAGAGGGCATTGATCATGCCTTAGGGGAAACCATAATGTTCGCGGACAACACGCTTGACAAAAGGGAACTTTTAGAGAAAATAGTGAAAGATGTAAGTCAGGGTAGAGGAAAGGTGGAATGGAACACTGACGACGCTATGGTAATGGCGTCAAACGTTGATAAAGGAAGAGGAATAAGGGACTTAGTCGACATGATGCAGTTTAAGGGAATAAAGGTAGGAATAGGAGACGCGCAGAATGACATTCCTCTCTTTCAAAACGTTGACGTAAAGGTTGCCATGGGAAATGCACTACCAGAAATAAAGAAAATGGCAGACATCGTAATGAAAGGAGGTCCAGGGGAAGGAGTACTAGAGGTATTAGACATGATCAGGGAAGGAAGGCTTTTGGATATTGTTAAACAACATTATATTTAA